Proteins from a single region of Methanoculleus horonobensis:
- a CDS encoding M48 family metallopeptidase, with protein MSRGERESVAGKTTIVLKAVRSARLQVRPDGTLRVVAPPSFDVEGFLQRNAAWIEKRRRELDRLAAEGRGREEMLLLHGRFCRVVPGARFAVDEAAGTVTFPSVPALRRGLSRMLKEEVLERLKACPDLAGRWQGRIAVKMQKTRWGSCSTLGNVNVNLRVVALPETLREYVVAHEAAHLREQNHSKRFWRLVGEHYSDYRTAEAELRRYWIILERNRVWGTLRETR; from the coding sequence ATGAGCCGGGGAGAGAGGGAGAGCGTCGCGGGCAAAACGACCATCGTCTTGAAGGCGGTGCGGTCCGCCCGCCTCCAGGTGAGGCCGGACGGAACCCTGCGCGTGGTCGCCCCCCCGTCGTTCGACGTCGAGGGGTTCCTGCAGCGCAACGCGGCCTGGATAGAGAAGCGGCGGCGGGAACTCGACCGCCTGGCCGCCGAAGGGCGCGGGCGGGAGGAGATGCTCCTCCTGCACGGGCGGTTCTGCCGCGTGGTTCCGGGCGCGCGGTTCGCGGTCGACGAGGCCGCGGGTACCGTCACCTTCCCCTCCGTCCCCGCTCTCCGGCGAGGGCTCTCCCGGATGCTGAAAGAGGAAGTGCTCGAACGGCTGAAGGCCTGCCCCGACCTCGCCGGCCGGTGGCAGGGGCGGATCGCGGTGAAGATGCAGAAGACACGGTGGGGGAGTTGCTCGACGCTCGGCAACGTAAACGTCAACCTGCGCGTCGTAGCCCTTCCGGAGACGCTACGCGAATACGTCGTCGCCCACGAGGCCGCCCACCTCCGCGAGCAGAACCACTCGAAACGGTTCTGGCGCCTCGTCGGCGAGCATTATTCCGATTACCGGACGGCGGAAGCCGAACTGCGCCGCTACTGGATCATCCTCGAGCGGAACAGGGTCTGGGGGACGCTCCGGGAGACGCGGTGA
- a CDS encoding glutamine synthetase family protein, which produces MKDSEILMNPNELVRFLKKDPAEFTKEDIIRFCEANGIEMINFRYAAEDGKLKTLNFVVSSKEHLDTILSDGERVDGSNLFSFIEAGSSDLYVIPRYRTAFLSPFAEVPTLEFLCSFYDSEGKPLESAPEYVLRKADEEFTRRTGYTFKTLGELEYYVISPRDDLYPGRDQKGYHSAEPFVKFADLRDEAMRLIARAGGRIKYGHSEVGCFYNDDTYYEQHEIEFLPMPVEQAVEQLIVAKWVLRMLGNQYGVEISFAPKITVGKAGSGMHFHMLVEKDGKNLLVEEGRLSPLARKMIAGILDASDALTAFGNTIPTSYLRLVPHQEAPTTVCWGDRNRSVVVRVPLGWVGADGMTRDANPGENGRAANRPSKQTFEYRVADGSADPYLIVAGLVVAALRGIEMPGALEAAERLYVSGNIFRPEFRERLAGFRQLPASCVESAEALEAKRAIFEENGIFPAGMIESWIATLKAFDDRGLSERLYGNNDAIRELVEEFLHVA; this is translated from the coding sequence ATGAAAGATTCTGAGATCCTGATGAACCCCAACGAGCTGGTACGTTTTCTCAAGAAGGATCCAGCGGAATTTACAAAAGAGGACATAATACGGTTTTGCGAGGCGAACGGGATTGAGATGATCAACTTCCGTTACGCCGCCGAAGATGGTAAACTCAAGACCCTCAATTTTGTCGTCTCTTCAAAAGAACACCTCGATACCATCCTCTCGGACGGCGAGCGCGTCGACGGCAGCAACCTCTTCTCGTTCATCGAGGCGGGGAGCAGCGATCTCTACGTCATCCCCCGGTACCGCACGGCGTTCTTGAGCCCGTTTGCCGAGGTGCCGACGCTCGAGTTCCTCTGCTCGTTTTACGACAGCGAGGGGAAACCCCTCGAGAGCGCGCCCGAGTACGTGCTCCGCAAGGCGGACGAGGAGTTCACCCGCCGGACCGGATACACCTTCAAGACGCTCGGCGAGCTCGAGTACTACGTCATCAGCCCGCGGGACGACCTCTACCCCGGCCGCGACCAGAAAGGCTACCACTCGGCCGAACCCTTCGTCAAGTTCGCGGACCTGCGGGACGAGGCGATGCGCCTCATTGCCCGGGCCGGAGGCAGGATCAAGTACGGCCACTCCGAGGTGGGGTGCTTCTATAACGACGACACCTACTACGAGCAGCACGAGATCGAGTTCCTGCCGATGCCGGTGGAGCAGGCGGTCGAGCAGTTGATCGTCGCGAAGTGGGTCTTGCGGATGCTTGGCAACCAGTACGGCGTCGAGATCAGCTTCGCCCCGAAGATCACCGTCGGCAAGGCCGGGAGCGGGATGCACTTCCACATGCTCGTCGAGAAGGACGGCAAGAATCTGCTGGTCGAGGAGGGCAGACTGAGCCCGCTCGCCCGGAAGATGATCGCCGGCATCCTCGACGCCTCCGACGCCCTGACGGCCTTCGGGAACACCATCCCGACCTCCTACCTCCGTCTCGTCCCCCACCAGGAAGCGCCGACGACGGTCTGCTGGGGCGACCGCAACCGCTCGGTCGTGGTCCGGGTGCCTCTCGGCTGGGTCGGGGCCGACGGCATGACCCGTGACGCCAACCCCGGCGAGAACGGCCGTGCGGCGAACCGCCCCTCAAAGCAGACGTTCGAGTACCGGGTCGCCGACGGCTCGGCCGATCCCTACCTGATCGTCGCCGGCCTCGTCGTGGCGGCGCTCCGCGGGATCGAGATGCCCGGCGCGCTCGAGGCGGCCGAGAGACTCTACGTCAGCGGGAACATCTTCCGCCCCGAGTTCAGGGAGCGGCTTGCCGGGTTCCGGCAGCTCCCGGCCTCCTGCGTCGAGTCCGCCGAGGCACTCGAGGCGAAGCGGGCGATCTTCGAAGAGAACGGGATCTTCCCGGCAGGGATGATCGAGAGCTGGATCGCCACCCTGAAGGCCTTCGACGACCGGGGGCTGAGCGAGCGGCTCTACGGCAACAACGATGCGATCCGGGAACTGGTCGAAGAGTTCCTTCACGTCGCGTGA
- a CDS encoding CehA/McbA family metallohydrolase, with product MLRCDLHVHTKFSKDGESSVEEILRRAEAVGLDAIAITDHDTVEGALYALDCDTSVTVIPGTEVSTKQGHLLALGITEPLPDGLDFFETVAVARVRGALLILPHPYHRWRHGVGRRLAAGIGAVDAVEVFNSRYITGSANRKAAVIAKRFGKPGVAGSDAHNARYVGFGVTYVTAEPDAASILAAIREGRTMAGGRMTPLHTYTRQSIKGALRRIRRTVHR from the coding sequence ATGCTGCGGTGCGATCTGCATGTCCACACGAAGTTCTCCAAGGACGGAGAGAGCAGTGTGGAAGAAATTCTCCGGCGAGCGGAGGCGGTCGGCCTCGACGCCATCGCGATCACCGATCACGATACGGTGGAGGGTGCCCTCTACGCCCTCGATTGCGACACCTCCGTGACCGTGATCCCGGGCACCGAGGTCTCGACGAAACAGGGCCATCTCCTCGCACTCGGCATCACGGAACCCCTCCCGGACGGTCTTGACTTCTTCGAGACCGTCGCCGTCGCACGTGTGCGGGGTGCTCTCCTGATCCTCCCGCACCCCTACCACCGCTGGCGCCACGGTGTCGGGAGGAGACTCGCGGCCGGTATCGGCGCGGTGGACGCGGTGGAGGTCTTCAACAGCCGCTACATCACCGGGTCGGCGAACCGGAAAGCCGCAGTCATAGCAAAGAGGTTCGGGAAACCCGGCGTTGCCGGGAGCGACGCCCATAACGCCCGTTATGTCGGGTTCGGGGTCACCTACGTCACGGCCGAGCCCGATGCTGCCTCCATCCTCGCCGCGATCCGGGAAGGCCGGACGATGGCGGGAGGGAGGATGACCCCGCTTCACACCTACACCCGCCAGTCCATCAAGGGCGCCCTCCGTAGAATCCGGCGGACGGTACACCGATGA
- a CDS encoding DUF61 family protein — protein sequence MPDRPSASDESTLLRWMRLEIGRINDGIVSERKRLSRLLAEEHPSSVTKGGSRYDFDRDVLLHLERTLPGELQRRLRLPILFYFDSTVPDSFFLADEAAVQALQTLGEISSLRRMQGGRLWIAKPLVYAVMNRYPTVMQIVMG from the coding sequence ATGCCCGACCGACCATCAGCAAGCGACGAGTCGACCCTCTTACGATGGATGCGGCTTGAGATCGGCAGGATCAACGACGGCATCGTTTCGGAGCGTAAACGCCTCTCCCGGCTCCTCGCGGAGGAACACCCGTCGTCGGTCACGAAGGGGGGGAGCCGCTACGACTTCGACCGGGACGTCCTTCTTCACCTGGAGAGGACACTCCCGGGCGAGCTGCAGAGACGGCTCCGGCTCCCGATCCTCTTCTACTTCGACTCGACGGTTCCGGACAGTTTCTTCCTCGCGGACGAGGCCGCGGTGCAGGCACTCCAGACCCTCGGGGAGATCAGTAGCCTCAGGAGGATGCAGGGCGGGAGACTCTGGATCGCAAAACCCCTCGTCTACGCCGTCATGAACAGATACCCGACGGTCATGCAGATCGTGATGGGGTAG
- a CDS encoding Mov34/MPN/PAD-1 family protein — translation MAICGISRDLLSMLFELGREHHPDEFVAVLRERDGVIRDLDLVPGTIVGEESASFFIDMLPLDTHQAGSAHSHPNGVLSPSSADLRFFPTVGRYHIIVGYPYGKRDWRCYRADGSATRLEVVE, via the coding sequence ATGGCCATATGCGGGATCAGCAGGGATCTGCTTTCGATGCTCTTCGAACTTGGGCGGGAACACCACCCGGACGAATTCGTTGCCGTGCTGCGGGAACGGGACGGCGTTATCCGGGACCTCGACCTGGTGCCCGGCACCATCGTCGGGGAAGAGAGCGCCTCGTTCTTCATCGATATGCTCCCGCTGGACACCCACCAGGCCGGCAGCGCCCACAGCCACCCGAACGGCGTCCTCTCCCCGTCGTCGGCGGATCTCAGGTTCTTCCCCACGGTGGGGCGGTATCACATCATCGTCGGCTACCCCTACGGGAAGCGGGACTGGCGGTGCTACCGGGCTGACGGCAGCGCGACGCGCCTCGAGGTGGTCGAGTGA
- a CDS encoding adenylyltransferase/cytidyltransferase family protein, whose product MIRVVATGTFDILHPGHLYYLEESRNLGDELFVIVARDANVKHKPRPILPEDQRLRMVRALRPVDHALLGDLNDMFRPIAELRPDIITLGFNQHFDEEHLRQKLRERGLDADVVRIPGYPGSLASSSKIVERILNTRGSPDPAGSAGEE is encoded by the coding sequence GTGATCCGCGTGGTCGCAACGGGGACGTTCGATATCCTCCACCCCGGACACCTCTACTACCTCGAGGAGTCCCGGAACCTCGGCGACGAACTCTTTGTGATCGTGGCGCGGGACGCGAACGTGAAGCATAAGCCGCGGCCGATCCTCCCGGAAGACCAGCGGCTCCGGATGGTACGGGCGTTAAGGCCGGTCGACCACGCGCTCCTCGGCGACCTCAACGATATGTTCAGGCCGATCGCGGAGCTCCGGCCGGATATCATCACGCTCGGGTTCAACCAGCACTTCGACGAGGAGCATCTCCGGCAGAAGCTCAGGGAACGCGGGCTCGACGCGGACGTCGTCCGGATACCCGGGTATCCCGGCTCGCTTGCCAGTTCGTCGAAGATCGTCGAGCGCATCCTGAACACCCGGGGCTCTCCGGATCCCGCCGGCTCTGCCGGTGAGGAGTGA
- a CDS encoding ELKS/Rab6-interacting/CAST family protein encodes MHEKELKIGDIAHLTGLSEQDVRALIQTYDSLFTYRKIGQARLFPQKAVKVVRELAELSGRGLSPDEIAEEVKTGRKSDAAEEPAEEIDRTAAPLPPEVVIDLGVMRDTLARQERRIARLAEDLELERDLRAEEAERFQKAVADLEERLSAQQQQLALIAKWVDYFDRQMDEATRPVLDRFRRTVAKKSDSAPSSGRSG; translated from the coding sequence ATGCACGAGAAGGAATTGAAGATCGGTGATATCGCGCACCTCACCGGACTTTCGGAGCAGGATGTCCGGGCGCTCATCCAGACCTATGACAGCCTCTTTACCTACCGGAAGATCGGGCAGGCCAGGCTCTTCCCGCAGAAGGCGGTAAAGGTCGTCCGGGAACTCGCGGAGCTCTCCGGGCGGGGGCTCTCGCCCGATGAGATCGCCGAAGAGGTCAAAACCGGCAGGAAGTCGGATGCGGCAGAAGAACCGGCGGAAGAGATCGACCGGACAGCCGCCCCGCTCCCACCCGAGGTGGTGATCGATCTCGGGGTGATGCGGGATACGCTGGCCCGGCAGGAGCGCCGGATCGCTCGCCTGGCCGAAGACCTCGAACTGGAGCGCGACCTGAGGGCCGAGGAGGCCGAGCGGTTCCAGAAGGCCGTCGCCGACCTCGAGGAGCGTCTCTCCGCGCAGCAGCAGCAGCTTGCCCTCATCGCGAAATGGGTGGACTACTTCGACCGGCAGATGGACGAGGCCACCCGCCCGGTGCTTGACCGGTTCCGGAGGACGGTCGCGAAGAAGAGCGATTCCGCCCCGTCTTCGGGCCGTTCCGGCTGA
- a CDS encoding M28 family metallopeptidase, producing the protein MKRDSAHGKHTRRYARFTGMPFRMLLFAGMVVLLAAPPAAATGTPGVEYDPGIAAMLAEIDESELRNTTYDLQNFSTRAYATDGNREAGEYLAARLAAIPGLEVESGGGEQNNIVATLPGGDASDGVVVVGAHYDSKSFDPARAPGATDNGCGVAIVLELARVMSGHSFDRTVEFGFWNGEEVGRLGSIDHAARAAAPIVLYLNYDSSCYDPLNRSVLDIGYDERSADIAALMTDCNARYSTNFTLTENTYSCTSDHISFREQGYPAVTTHCEGHGPGHTPDDTIEHVSFGYAARNARLGLAVLAEVAGFRGEDAGNAIPKAPMLVWDLSGRLD; encoded by the coding sequence ATGAAACGGGATTCAGCGCACGGAAAGCATACCCGACGGTATGCCCGGTTCACCGGGATGCCGTTCCGCATGTTACTCTTCGCCGGCATGGTGGTTCTCCTTGCCGCCCCCCCGGCAGCCGCCACCGGCACGCCCGGGGTGGAGTACGACCCCGGGATCGCCGCGATGCTCGCAGAGATCGATGAATCCGAACTCCGGAACACGACCTACGACCTGCAGAACTTCTCGACCCGGGCATACGCCACCGACGGGAACCGGGAGGCGGGCGAGTACCTCGCCGCGAGGCTTGCGGCCATCCCCGGGCTCGAGGTGGAGTCCGGGGGCGGCGAACAGAACAACATCGTCGCCACGCTCCCCGGGGGCGACGCCTCCGACGGAGTCGTGGTGGTGGGGGCGCACTACGACAGCAAGTCGTTCGACCCCGCCCGCGCGCCCGGGGCCACCGACAACGGCTGCGGCGTCGCGATCGTCCTGGAACTCGCCCGGGTGATGAGCGGGCACTCGTTCGATCGGACGGTCGAGTTCGGGTTCTGGAACGGCGAAGAGGTTGGGCGTCTCGGCAGCATCGACCACGCTGCCCGGGCGGCGGCCCCGATCGTGCTCTACCTCAACTACGACTCGTCCTGCTACGATCCCCTTAACCGTTCCGTGCTCGATATCGGCTACGACGAGCGTTCTGCGGATATCGCGGCACTCATGACCGACTGCAACGCCCGTTACTCTACGAACTTCACCCTGACCGAGAACACCTACTCCTGCACCTCGGACCACATCTCCTTCCGGGAACAGGGTTATCCGGCCGTGACGACCCACTGCGAGGGGCACGGCCCGGGCCATACCCCGGACGACACCATCGAGCATGTCTCGTTCGGGTATGCGGCGAGGAACGCCCGGCTCGGTCTGGCGGTGCTCGCGGAGGTGGCCGGGTTCCGGGGAGAGGATGCCGGTAACGCTATCCCGAAAGCCCCGATGCTGGTGTGGGATCTCTCCGGAAGGCTGGACTGA
- a CDS encoding dihydropteroate synthase-like protein, with amino-acid sequence MHILLPTGSATVGIVKSAARRFSDRYEIDVVVTGEIASFLAPGELRRLLAGGNYDMAIVSGMCTASFADVERETGVPVYRGPRHAADLVPVLSVLEAAPLSKTVPADEFLAETRREEACRQVAIREGEAEAEFIVRGVKVGGGSRMKVLAEIMDAQKRDDLLADVRRFFTDGADIVDLGFGFDATPGDVARCFSLLADVEGPLAVDTQDPDLIAAALFRADLVLSLHEGNIPAVGRAVAEAGAAAVVVPRERTLEENLAAAREAGIRCLIADPLLQPAGSGLTDSLAGFSDASRPLFFGAGNVVELLDADSPGANALLAGMAHEVGAAVVFTSEHSDKTRGSVAEMRRATEMMALMTGRPYPKDLGLDLLVLKEKRRRREPPLEYESIEDALPVPDEIIYDPLGCVRIGVEEDWIVAVHNGRAVRGKRWEDVFHALLANASLSRLDHAAYLGKELSRAELAIRMKRSFEQDGPF; translated from the coding sequence ATGCACATTCTCCTCCCGACCGGATCGGCAACGGTCGGCATCGTGAAGTCGGCGGCCCGGCGCTTCTCCGATCGTTACGAGATCGATGTGGTGGTCACCGGCGAAATTGCATCGTTTCTTGCCCCCGGAGAACTCCGGAGACTGCTTGCCGGCGGCAACTACGACATGGCGATCGTCTCCGGGATGTGCACCGCGTCGTTTGCCGACGTCGAGCGCGAGACCGGCGTCCCGGTCTACCGCGGCCCGCGCCATGCGGCCGATCTCGTGCCGGTTCTCTCGGTGCTGGAGGCCGCACCCCTCTCAAAGACCGTCCCCGCCGATGAGTTCCTCGCGGAGACCCGCCGTGAGGAGGCCTGCCGGCAGGTGGCGATCCGGGAAGGGGAGGCGGAGGCGGAGTTCATCGTCCGCGGCGTGAAGGTCGGCGGGGGTTCGAGGATGAAGGTGCTCGCGGAGATTATGGATGCGCAGAAGCGCGACGATCTCCTCGCCGACGTCCGGCGGTTCTTTACCGACGGAGCCGATATCGTCGACCTGGGGTTCGGGTTCGACGCGACCCCCGGCGATGTCGCGCGGTGCTTCTCGCTCCTCGCTGATGTCGAAGGGCCGCTCGCCGTCGATACGCAGGACCCCGATCTCATCGCGGCGGCACTCTTCCGCGCCGACCTTGTGCTCTCCCTGCACGAGGGGAATATCCCCGCCGTCGGCCGGGCGGTCGCGGAGGCTGGAGCGGCGGCGGTCGTGGTGCCGCGTGAGCGGACGCTTGAAGAGAACCTTGCGGCAGCACGGGAAGCCGGAATCCGCTGCCTGATCGCCGATCCCCTCCTCCAGCCCGCGGGTTCCGGGCTGACGGACTCACTTGCCGGGTTCTCCGACGCTTCCCGTCCGCTCTTCTTCGGGGCGGGCAACGTCGTGGAACTGCTGGATGCCGACTCTCCGGGGGCAAATGCCCTCCTCGCCGGGATGGCGCACGAGGTCGGGGCCGCTGTCGTCTTTACGAGCGAGCACAGCGACAAGACGCGAGGTTCGGTCGCGGAGATGCGGCGGGCAACCGAGATGATGGCCCTCATGACCGGTCGCCCGTATCCCAAAGACCTGGGGCTCGACCTTCTCGTCCTGAAGGAGAAGCGGCGGCGGCGGGAACCTCCGCTTGAGTACGAGAGCATCGAGGATGCGCTTCCCGTGCCGGACGAGATCATCTACGATCCCCTGGGATGCGTCCGCATCGGTGTCGAGGAGGACTGGATCGTCGCGGTCCATAATGGTCGTGCCGTGCGGGGGAAGCGGTGGGAAGACGTCTTTCACGCGCTTCTTGCAAACGCAAGCCTCTCACGGCTCGATCACGCCGCCTACCTTGGAAAAGAGCTCTCCAGGGCGGAACTCGCCATCAGGATGAAGAGGAGTTTCGAACAGGACGGGCCGTTCTGA
- a CDS encoding fasciclin domain-containing protein has protein sequence MRMNSTILGIAAVLAIGLVALPVLAATADVDIRGGEYIPASLTVESNTTVTWTNYDEVSHTVTSTGEVFDSGPIEQNETFNYSFADTGTFPYGCTLNASTRRTPMQGVVIVVPEGMMVEENGNATEEEPAGMMLADLVAGDENLTSFADAVEMAGLTRTVLSAGGPYTVFAPNDAAFEALDDETYATLLNDTELLDTLLLHHVVRGNYTAEDLMGEANATNETVLEALTGDSLNVSTADGNLTVGNATLVVSDLTAENGVVHVIDMVLMPPDLLPPENVTPEENVTPVENVTPVENVTSEENVTLMENVTPEAPVEEQRVIP, from the coding sequence ATGAGAATGAATTCAACCATCCTCGGGATCGCAGCCGTCCTGGCCATCGGGCTCGTTGCCCTGCCGGTTCTCGCGGCGACCGCCGATGTCGATATACGCGGCGGGGAGTATATCCCCGCCTCGCTCACGGTCGAGAGCAATACAACGGTGACCTGGACGAACTACGATGAGGTGAGCCATACCGTCACCAGCACGGGCGAGGTCTTCGACTCCGGGCCGATAGAGCAGAATGAGACGTTCAACTACTCGTTTGCCGATACGGGGACATTCCCGTACGGCTGTACGCTCAACGCCTCGACGCGGCGGACACCCATGCAGGGTGTCGTCATCGTCGTCCCGGAGGGGATGATGGTCGAGGAGAACGGGAATGCAACAGAGGAGGAACCGGCGGGGATGATGCTTGCCGATCTGGTTGCCGGGGATGAGAACCTGACCTCTTTTGCGGATGCCGTCGAGATGGCCGGGCTCACGCGGACGGTTCTTTCCGCCGGCGGGCCGTACACGGTCTTTGCTCCGAACGATGCCGCGTTCGAGGCTCTTGATGACGAGACCTATGCTACGCTCTTGAACGACACGGAGCTGCTCGATACCCTGCTCCTGCACCACGTAGTGAGGGGGAACTACACCGCAGAAGACCTGATGGGGGAGGCGAACGCCACCAACGAGACGGTTCTTGAGGCCCTCACCGGGGACAGCCTCAACGTCAGCACGGCCGACGGCAACCTCACGGTAGGGAATGCAACCCTCGTCGTCTCCGATCTTACGGCCGAGAACGGTGTCGTCCACGTCATTGACATGGTCTTGATGCCGCCGGATCTCCTGCCGCCGGAGAACGTGACCCCTGAAGAGAACGTGACTCCCGTGGAGAACGTAACTCCGGTGGAGAATGTGACCTCTGAAGAGAACGTGACCCTCATGGAGAACGTGACGCCGGAGGCTCCTGTGGAGGAGCAACGGGTCATTCCTTAA
- a CDS encoding small multi-drug export protein, with amino-acid sequence MRQIEIWGDGDDTTSWLKVSIPFLLCGLFLAVVWFFLPAEQWLLLFGMMVAYIVPPLGRETIIPVCILCGIPWWLAAFALAFLDFAGGLFMAWNFPLVLRIPYIGPWVRRFTEAGRAFLDRRPWLERLYFVGLVAFLALPFDGSGSIVGSVVGRMLGMTKMEVISCIAVGGFIGSFAIALGIDYVVNLIPPGAGFWVSLAVFLLIGIALLVTYRSYSRRAEASA; translated from the coding sequence ATGCGGCAGATCGAGATCTGGGGCGACGGCGACGATACGACGAGCTGGCTGAAGGTCTCGATTCCGTTCCTGCTCTGCGGGCTCTTCCTTGCTGTCGTATGGTTCTTCCTTCCGGCGGAGCAGTGGCTCCTCCTCTTCGGGATGATGGTTGCCTACATCGTCCCCCCGCTCGGCCGGGAGACGATCATCCCGGTCTGCATCCTCTGCGGGATTCCATGGTGGCTGGCCGCGTTCGCCCTGGCGTTCCTGGACTTCGCCGGCGGGCTTTTCATGGCCTGGAACTTCCCGCTGGTTCTCCGCATCCCCTACATCGGCCCCTGGGTTCGCCGGTTTACGGAGGCGGGCAGGGCGTTCCTCGACCGGCGGCCGTGGCTCGAACGGCTCTACTTCGTCGGTCTCGTCGCCTTCCTGGCCCTCCCCTTCGACGGGTCGGGGAGCATCGTCGGTTCCGTCGTCGGCAGGATGCTCGGGATGACGAAGATGGAGGTCATCTCCTGCATCGCCGTCGGTGGCTTCATCGGCAGTTTTGCCATCGCCCTCGGCATCGACTACGTCGTGAACCTCATCCCGCCGGGAGCCGGGTTCTGGGTCTCGCTTGCCGTCTTCCTCCTGATCGGCATCGCACTCCTCGTGACCTACCGGAGTTATTCACGAAGGGCTGAGGCAAGCGCCTGA
- a CDS encoding PAS domain-containing protein, with the protein MNKNTTSRLVAGETPHASPDVTAAMLQQVIETSLSGICIVDQEGCIAFANASLLAIWGYNLLEVVGKPVTRLWLSPEEGRDCIDHALSAGEWTGTIAARRGDASSFYSRIALSTVHDPGTADVWLLLSCIEAGVKGGTEDAPDHRRSLERAIAAMPARFMDPVAIDPAIDDSFEELGRACGACRVYLALFNDQRTLLGTTHEWCRAGQAPLRGESRNLFKGEPPRWAVRVLKGETVIVNGVSGDGRPEREEREFLERHGATEALMIPLLLNGTVVGFVGCDRDVDGACFADEDVVLLSAAVHIIAGALDRKQSEYVFRESEDLYQIVLDAITDTVTVVDTHLTVLLANDAFVAWCEDLGLETNVVGKDLFTVVPFFPPATRQLYERVIRTGRPLTSERSLVSGDKTMIMREMRIPIFEHGEVARVVTVARDVTAQREIEDLKSKAYAQIERNMEQFALLADHIRNPLQAIMGRAELLDDIETTEKIRQQVQRINGIIDQLDERWGESRKLSMFWRKYS; encoded by the coding sequence ATGAATAAGAATACGACAAGTCGCCTGGTGGCCGGCGAGACTCCCCACGCGTCGCCTGATGTCACCGCTGCGATGCTGCAACAGGTGATCGAGACCTCGCTCTCCGGGATCTGTATCGTCGATCAGGAGGGATGCATCGCTTTTGCCAACGCTTCGCTGCTTGCCATATGGGGATACAACCTCTTAGAGGTAGTCGGAAAACCGGTGACCCGTCTCTGGCTCTCCCCCGAAGAGGGGCGGGACTGCATCGACCACGCGCTCTCCGCCGGAGAGTGGACCGGGACGATTGCCGCCCGGCGGGGGGATGCATCCTCGTTTTACTCCCGGATCGCGCTCAGCACCGTTCATGACCCCGGAACCGCCGACGTCTGGCTCCTCCTCTCCTGCATCGAGGCCGGTGTGAAGGGCGGAACCGAAGATGCGCCCGACCACCGCCGCAGCCTTGAACGGGCCATCGCGGCGATGCCCGCCCGGTTCATGGACCCGGTGGCGATCGATCCGGCGATCGACGACTCGTTCGAGGAGCTCGGCCGCGCGTGTGGGGCGTGCAGGGTCTACCTCGCTCTCTTCAACGATCAGCGAACGCTTCTCGGCACGACGCACGAGTGGTGCCGGGCGGGTCAGGCTCCGTTGCGGGGCGAGTCGCGCAACCTCTTCAAGGGTGAGCCGCCCCGGTGGGCGGTGCGGGTTCTCAAAGGCGAGACCGTGATCGTGAACGGGGTCTCCGGGGACGGGCGGCCTGAGAGGGAGGAGCGCGAGTTCCTGGAGCGGCACGGCGCAACCGAGGCTCTGATGATCCCGCTTCTGCTGAACGGGACGGTCGTCGGTTTCGTCGGGTGCGATAGGGACGTCGATGGGGCCTGTTTTGCGGACGAAGATGTGGTGCTTCTTTCTGCGGCCGTTCACATCATCGCGGGCGCGCTCGACCGGAAACAGTCCGAGTACGTCTTCCGGGAGTCGGAGGATCTTTACCAGATCGTCCTCGACGCCATCACCGACACCGTCACCGTCGTCGATACCCATCTCACCGTTCTTCTCGCGAACGACGCCTTCGTCGCCTGGTGCGAAGACCTCGGACTCGAGACGAACGTCGTCGGAAAGGATCTCTTCACCGTCGTGCCGTTCTTTCCGCCCGCGACGCGGCAGCTCTACGAGCGGGTCATTCGGACCGGCCGGCCGCTGACGTCGGAGCGGTCTCTCGTCTCGGGCGATAAGACCATGATCATGCGGGAGATGCGGATCCCGATCTTCGAGCACGGCGAGGTCGCGAGGGTCGTCACCGTCGCGAGAGACGTTACCGCCCAGAGAGAGATCGAAGACCTGAAATCGAAAGCCTACGCTCAGATCGAGAGGAACATGGAGCAGTTCGCCCTGCTGGCCGACCATATACGGAACCCGCTCCAGGCGATCATGGGACGGGCCGAACTTCTCGACGATATCGAGACGACGGAGAAGATCCGCCAGCAGGTGCAGCGGATCAACGGGATTATCGACCAGCTCGACGAGCGGTGGGGCGAATCGAGGAAGCTCTCCATGTTCTGGCGGAAGTACTCCTGA